A DNA window from Ipomoea triloba cultivar NCNSP0323 chromosome 10, ASM357664v1 contains the following coding sequences:
- the LOC116032304 gene encoding KH domain-containing protein HEN4, with translation MQDFTSHANNGGATYKSYRPPSRPFYVPAGNVAFRLLCHASRVGGVIGKSGCIIKQLQQDTTAKIRVEDSGNNADEHRVIVVIASPLVNRKIKFCAARNEEEGEEEERTDGGSEEFEVSAAQEAVVRVFERVIEVTAESVGMVLGTGSLVSCRLLAKVNQVGSVIGKGGMVVDLIRKETGCRIKVITSENLPACTLPGDKVVEIEGEILGVKKALIAVTSKLQDGMQPEKATISDNRVGDISQEALHEPQVDLPEQSSSMLPTVPTSPTSSHSVGHFFSQGADSSSNIESKMSKQEVTFKILCPADKVGVIIGKAGTIVKALEHETGAAIRVGPIVPECYERLITITAFENLESHQSPAQRAILVVFNKLAAINSEKGSNLFQKGSFISARLLVQANQAGCLLGKGGSIIAEMRKMTGARIILHRGDQVPKCASENDEVVEITGEFVNVRDALCSVTDKLRNNLLQVKSSNNVGFGSSTLTTENTPYGRLKNGPPGPGFNHSSGASSVTNPPSDLVQSMGDLGISHNMDGVRSQSIWQSQSQIGINQRGTTNLGRGSISAKGGLELGRSAVVTNTTVEIVVPENVIGSVYGENGSNLERLRQISGAKVTMREPHPGTTDRTIVISGTPDETQTAQSLLQAFIINGSP, from the exons ATGCAAGATTTCACCTCTCACGCCAACAACGGCGGCGCCACCTACAAAAGCTACCGGCCGCCCAGCCGTCCCTTCTATGTGCCGGCGGGCAATGTCGCCTTCCGCCTCCTCTGCCACGCCTCGCGCGTCGGCGGCGTCATTGGCAAGTCCGGATGCATCATCAAGCAGCTCCAGCAGGATACCACCGCCAAGATTCGGGTCGAGGACTCCGGCAACAACGCGGACGAGCACCGGGTGATTGTCGTCATAGCTTCCCCTTTGGTCAACAGGAAGATTAAATTTTGCGCCGCTAGGAACGAAGAGGAAGGAGAGGAGGAGGAGAGAACAGATGGGGGAAGTGAGGAATTTGAAGTATCGGCGGCGCAGGAAGCCGTGGTTAGGGTTTTCGAGAGAGTGATTGAAGTGACGGCGGAGAGCGTCGGGATGGTATTGGGCACCGGAAGTTTAGTTTCGTGTCGACTCCTTGCGAAGGTTAATCAGGTCGGGTCGGTGATCGGAAAAGGTGGGATGGTTGTTGATTTGATAAGGAAGGAAACCGGCTGTAGAATTAAGGTCATCACATCGGAAAATCTGCCGGCTTGCACCTTGCCGGGGGACAAAGTGGTGGAG ATTGAAGGCGAAATTCTGGGTGTGAAGAAAGCACTTATTGCTGTCACTTCCAAGCTTCAAGATGGTATGCAACCTGAGAAAGCAACAATTAGTGACAACCGGGTTGGTGATATTTCTCAGGAAGCATTGCATGAACCGCAAGTTGATTTACCTGAACAAAGCAGTTCAATGCTGCCTACTGTCCCCACAAGCCCTACCTCTTCCCACTCAGTTGGTCACTTTTTCTCACAAGGAGCTGATAGTTCTTCCAACATTGAGTCAAAGATGTCAAAGCAAGAGGTTACTTTCAAAATTCTCTGTCCTGCTGATAAAGTAGGGGTTATAATTGGCAAGGCAGGAACAATTGTTAAGGCTCTTGAACACGAAACAGGTGCAGCTATCAGGGTTGGGCCAATCGTTCCAGAGTGTTATGAGCGATTGATAACCATTACTGCATTTGAG AATTTAGAATCACATCAATCCCCAGCGCAACGTGCTATTCTTGTTGTTTTTAATAAACTTGCGGCCATCAACTCTGAGAAGGGATCGAATTTATTTCAAAAAGGGTCATTTATTTCAGCTCGACTTCTAGTACAAGCAAATCAAGCTGGGTGTTTATTGGGAAAAGGAGGTTCGATAATAGCAGAGATGAGAAAGATGACTGGTGCCCGCATAATATTACATAGGGGTGACCAAGTTCCAAAGTGTGCTTCAGAGAATGATGAAGTAGTAGAG ATTACAGGTGAATTCGTAAATGTTCGAGATGCTTTATGTAGTGTCACTGATAAGCTGCGCAATAACCTATTGCAAGTGAAATCGTCAAATAATGTTGGTTTTGGCAGTTCCACCTTAACAACTGAGAATACTCCCTATGGCAGATTGAAGAATGGTCCTCCCGGTCCTGGATTCAATCACTCTTCTGGTGCCTCTAGTGTTACTAATCCCCCTTCTGACTTAGTACAAAGCATGGGAGATCTCGGAATTTCTCACAACATGGATGGTGTGCGGTCACAAAGTATTTGGCAATCGCAG TCACAAATTGGAATAAATCAGAGAGGCACTACCAATTTAGGCAGAGGATCAATTTCAGCTAAAGGTGGTTTGGAGCTTGGCAG GTCTGCCGTTGTGACAAATACAACTGTGGAGATCGTGGTTCCTGAAAATGTTATTGGGTCGGTTTATGGGGAGAATGGCAGCAATTTGGAACGTCTGAGACAG ATTTCTGGGGCAAAGGTGACGATGCGTGAGCCACATCCTGGAACTACTGACCGGACTATTGTGATCTCTGGAACTCCTGATGAAACTCAAACCGCTCAGAGCCTCCTTCAAGCATTTATAATTAATGGATCTCCGTGA
- the LOC116032305 gene encoding costars family protein At4g33640 produces MNVDEEVERLREEIKRLGKQQDDGSYKVTFGVLFNDDQCANIFEALVGTLRAAKKRRVVAYDGELLLQGVHDNVEITLKPTPPAA; encoded by the exons ATGAACGTGGACGAAGAAGTTGAAAGGCTGAGAGAAGAGATCAAGCGCCTGGGAAAACAACAAGATGATGGCTCTTACAAG GTAACATTTGGGGTGCTGTTTAATGATGATCAATGTGCCAACATCTTTGAGGCACTGGTTGGGACATTGAGAGCTGCCAAGAAACGCAGAGTGGTAGCATATGATGGTGAGCTGCTACTGCAGGGTGTTCATGACAATGTGGAAATTACTCTCAAACCCACACCTCCTGCTGCTTAG
- the LOC116031694 gene encoding GATA transcription factor 24-like produces the protein MYGTGTPLSTAVLHQDAAEQHLPQIADEEEDNDDSGADGCGGEDSIDEASPHVQFEPHSHSQPLHNGSMDVAAPMNGVDGVSPRALYAPGGSEIVVHPTAGGGADQLTLSFQGEVYVFDAVSPEKVQAVLLLLGGYEVPSAIPTVGVPSQSQRGVGEYPGRLSQHQRAAFLDRFREKRKERCFDKKIRYTVRKEVALRMQRKKGQFTSSKSVSDEAGSSSADCNSVSGQEDQEIFCRHCGISSKATPMMRRGPAGPRSLCNACGLKWANKGILRDLSKVPATAVQDHAIKIGGQIIGEANGSHAMIIAGDAIMSNYDNPAPTAEK, from the exons ATGTATGGAACGGGGACACCGCTTAGCACCGCCGTACTACACCAAGACGCGGCGGAGCAGCACCTTCCTCAGATCGCCGACGAGGAGGAAGATAACGACGACTCCGGCGCCGATGGTTGTGGCGGCGAGGACTCCATTGATGAGGCTTCTCCTCACGTTCAATTCGAACCACACTCTCACTCCCAGCCTCTTCACAACGGCTCCATGGACGTTGCAGCGCCGATGAATGGCGTGGACGGCGTTTCCCCTCGCGCTCTCTATGCTCCCGGAGGCTCGGAAATTGTTGTTCATCCTACTGCCGGGGGTGGGGCTGATCAGCTTACCCTGTCGTTTCAGGGTGAAGTCTATGTATTTGATGCCGTTTCACCTGAAAAG GTTCAGGCAGTGCTGTTGCTGTTGGGTGGATATGAAGTGCCCTCTGCTATTCCCACTGTTGGAGTGCCATCCCAAAGTCAAAGG GGTGTGGGTGAATATCCTGGACGGTTGAGTCAGCATCAAAGGGCTGCTTTTTTGGATCGCTTTAGGGAGAAGAGGAAAGAACGTTGTTTTGATAAAAAGATTCGCTATACTGTGAGGAAGGAAGTTGCACTGAG GATGCAACGTAAGAAGGGTCAATTTACATCTTCCAAGTCGGTATCTGATGAAGCAGGTTCATCTTCTGCAGATTGCAACTCAGTTTCTGGACAAGAAGATCAGGAAATATT TTGTAGACATTGTGGAATTAGTTCCAAAGCTACACCAATGATGCGCCGTGGACCAGCTGGCCCGAGGTCTCTTTGCAATGCGTGTGGACTCAAGTGGGCCAACAAG GGAATTTTAAGAGATCTGTCTAAAGTTCCAGCCACTGCAGTTCAAGATCACGCCATTAAGATTGGCGGACAG ATCATTGGTGAAGCAAACGGTTCTCACGCAATGATCATTGCTGGCGATGCCATTATGTCAAACTACGATAACCCAGCACCCACAGCTGAAAAGTGA
- the LOC116033483 gene encoding uncharacterized protein C6C3.02c, producing the protein MARRSSGRSAPRPAPRAARAPAPAPVNHAPPPAPAQNGRGGSMLGNIGSTIAEGMAFGTGSAIAHRAVDAVMGPRVVQHETVAAPTPAAAAPSTNAFGNSDACSVQSKAFQDCLNSSGNDISKCQFYMDMLSECKRSSMLNA; encoded by the exons ATGGCTCGCCGAAGCTCAG GAAGATCTGCACCACGCCCTGCTCCTCGTGCTGCACGAGCACCAGCTCCAGCCCCAG TTAACCATGCTCCTCCTCCAGCTCCTGCACAAAATGGCCGTGGAGGATCCATGCTCGGGAACATTGGGTCGACCATAGCTGAAG GCATGGCCTTTGGAACTGGAAGTGCCATTGCACACCGGGCTGTGGATGCTGTCATGGGCCCTCGTGTTGTTCAGCACGAAACTGTTGCTGCTCCCACTCCTGCTGCAGCAGCACCCTCAACTAACGCCTTTGGGAACTCGGATGCTTGCAGCGTGCAATCCAAGGCTTTCCAAGAT TGCTTGAATAGCTCTGGAAACGATATCAGCAAGTGCCAGTTCTACATGGACATGCTATCCGAGTGCAAACGCAGCTCTATGCTCAACGCTTAA
- the LOC116033482 gene encoding gamma-glutamyl peptidase 5-like has product MEGSGKKFAVLLCADDSEYVKKMYGGYFGVFLRMLAEEGETWAVFRVARGEFPEDDEIGEFDGFVITGSCNDAHGNDAWICKLLNLLHKLNSMKKKVLGICFGHQILGRAIGGKTGRATGGWDIGVTTVHLKKSKVFTSLKMPAFLNILEVHQDEIRELPAKAEILAWSIKTGIEMFKYGDHFMGIQGHPEYTKDILLNLVDRLNRGNFIKDDMAAAAKARVAENELNREAWKKLCISFLKGRL; this is encoded by the exons ATGGAAGGAAGTGGAAAGAAATTTGCAGTTCTTTTGTGCGCGGATGACTCGGAGTACGTGAAGAAGATGTACGGGGGGTATTTCGGGGTTTTCCTGAGAATGCTGGCGGAGGAAGGGGAGACGTGGGCGGTTTTCCGCGTGGCTCGCGGCGAGTTCCCGGAGGACGACGAGATCGGAGAGTTCGACGGCTTCGTCATCACCGGCAGCTGCAATGACGCCCACGGCAATGACGCCTGGATCTGTAAGCTCCTCAATCTCCTCCACAAGCTCAACTCCATGAAGAAGAAAGTTCTAGGCATTTGCTTCGGTCATCAG ATATTGGGACGGGCGATAGGTGGAAAGACAGGCCGAGCAACTGGCGGATGGGACATTGGAGTCACCACCGTGCACTTGAAGAAGTCCAAGGTGTTCACCTCCCTCAAAATGCCAGCTTTCCTCAACATCCTCGAGGTCCACCAAGACGAG ATTCGCGAGCTTCCAGCAAAGGCGGAGATCTTGGCGTGGTCAATCAAGACTGGGATCGAAATGTTTAAGTACGGTGACCACTTCATGGGCATTCAGGGTCACCCTGAGTATACCAAGGACATACTCTTGAACCTCGTTGATCGTCTCAATCGGGGCAATTTCATTAAG GATGACATGGCCGCTGCGGCGAAGGCGAGAGTGGCGGAGAATGAACTGAACAGGGAGGCATGGAAGAAACTGTGCATTAGCTTTCTCAAGGGCAGATTGTGA